The following proteins are co-located in the Flavobacterium sp. CECT 9288 genome:
- the glyA gene encoding serine hydroxymethyltransferase, with protein MQRDEQIFDLILEEQERQIHGLELIASENFVSDEVMEAAGSVLTNKYAEGYPGKRYYGGCEVVDVVEQIAIDRAKELFGAAYANVQPHSGSQANTAVYHACIKPGDKILGFDLSHGGHLTHGSPVNFSGRLYTPSFYGVDPETGLLDYDKIQEIATREQPKLIIAGASAYSRDMDFARFRVIADSVGAILLADISHPAGLIAKGLMNDPLPHCHIVTTTTHKTLRGPRGGLILMGKDFENPFGLTTPKGEIRMMSSLLDLAVFPGNQGGPLMHIIAAKAVAFGEALQDEFFTYALQLQKNAKAMAEAFVKRGYQIISGGTDNHMMLIDLRNKNISGKEAENALVKAEITVNKNMVPFDDKSPFVTSGIRVGTAAITTRGLVEADMETIVDLIDRVIVDHTNEAVIEAVANEVNEMMSERAIFVY; from the coding sequence ATGCAACGCGACGAACAAATTTTTGACCTTATTCTAGAAGAACAAGAAAGACAAATACACGGATTAGAACTAATAGCATCAGAGAACTTTGTAAGTGACGAGGTGATGGAAGCTGCAGGATCTGTACTAACTAATAAATATGCCGAAGGATATCCTGGCAAAAGATACTACGGAGGTTGCGAGGTAGTTGATGTGGTAGAGCAAATTGCTATTGATAGAGCTAAAGAGCTTTTTGGTGCGGCTTACGCCAATGTACAACCACACTCTGGCTCACAAGCTAACACAGCAGTTTACCATGCTTGTATAAAGCCAGGTGATAAAATCTTAGGATTTGATTTATCTCATGGAGGTCATCTTACACACGGATCACCTGTAAATTTTTCTGGACGTTTATATACACCTTCTTTTTATGGTGTAGACCCAGAAACTGGTCTTTTGGATTACGATAAAATTCAAGAAATTGCAACTAGAGAACAACCAAAATTGATTATCGCTGGAGCATCTGCTTACTCGCGCGACATGGATTTTGCTCGTTTTAGAGTAATTGCTGACAGCGTTGGAGCTATTTTATTAGCTGATATTTCTCATCCTGCAGGACTTATTGCAAAAGGCTTGATGAATGATCCTTTACCTCATTGCCATATTGTAACTACAACGACTCACAAAACTTTACGTGGACCACGTGGAGGATTAATTTTGATGGGTAAAGATTTCGAAAATCCGTTTGGATTAACTACTCCAAAAGGAGAAATTAGAATGATGTCATCTTTGCTTGATTTAGCTGTATTTCCTGGTAATCAAGGCGGACCTTTGATGCATATCATTGCTGCAAAAGCGGTTGCTTTTGGAGAAGCATTACAAGACGAATTTTTTACCTATGCACTACAATTGCAAAAAAATGCTAAAGCTATGGCCGAAGCTTTTGTAAAACGTGGTTACCAAATTATTTCTGGTGGTACTGATAATCACATGATGTTGATTGATTTAAGAAATAAAAATATTTCTGGTAAAGAGGCTGAAAATGCTTTGGTTAAAGCTGAAATTACAGTGAATAAAAATATGGTTCCATTTGATGATAAATCACCATTTGTTACTTCTGGTATTCGTGTGGGAACTGCGGCAATTACAACCCGAGGTCTTGTAGAGGCTGATATGGAAACTATCGTAGATTTAATTGATAGAGTGATTGTAGATCATACTAATGAAGCTGTGATAGAGGCTGTGGCCAATGAAGTAAATGAAATGATGAGCGAAAGAGCTATTTTCGTTTATTAA
- a CDS encoding tRNA-(ms[2]io[6]A)-hydroxylase: MGVLRLQLPTDPRWVNIVEKNIEEILTDHAWCEQKAATNAITIITNNSEHQDLVKDLLALAKEEIDHFEQVHNIIIKRGLKLGRERKDDYVNELYLYMKKSSNGSRVSSLVERLLFSAMIEARSCERFKVLSENIKDPELALFYRELMESEAGHYTTFITYARKYGEGIDVEKRWREWLEFEESVITKYGNSETIHG; the protein is encoded by the coding sequence ATGGGTGTATTACGATTACAATTGCCAACAGACCCAAGATGGGTCAATATTGTAGAGAAAAATATTGAAGAAATCTTAACAGATCATGCTTGGTGCGAACAAAAAGCAGCTACAAATGCCATTACAATTATTACGAACAACTCTGAACATCAGGACTTAGTTAAAGATTTATTGGCTCTAGCCAAAGAAGAAATTGATCATTTTGAGCAAGTGCATAATATCATCATTAAGCGTGGATTAAAATTGGGCAGAGAACGAAAAGACGATTATGTAAATGAGCTATACCTGTACATGAAAAAAAGCAGCAATGGCAGTAGAGTTTCAAGTCTTGTAGAGCGTTTGCTTTTTTCAGCAATGATTGAAGCCAGAAGTTGTGAGCGATTTAAAGTTTTATCCGAAAACATTAAGGATCCAGAATTAGCTTTATTCTACAGAGAATTAATGGAGAGTGAAGCAGGTCATTATACCACATTTATAACCTATGCACGTAAATACGGCGAAGGAATTGATGTTGAAAAACGTTGGAGAGAGTGGTTAGAATTTGAAGAGTCGGTAATTACAAAATATGGGAACAGTGAAACCATACACGGATAA
- a CDS encoding efflux RND transporter periplasmic adaptor subunit: MNMKLQVQFFLVMLSLLSCSKKETEEMKPTVGEVTETVYASGVLKADGQYTVFATVNGTLQKVNVIAGQSISKGQSLFELESDKAELNTENARLAYQLSLESSRYIQDKIAEMEMKVQSSRDKFTLDESIYNRNKNIRNQGGISEVDFERVELAYKSSKINFESAKKQLAQLKAQLRNDQSRNSVNLKINQKSQSDFSVKSAFSGKLFDVLVKEGTLVTPQTPLAIIGQEYSYLLELEVDENDMVRVRTGQKVLVTMDSYKRQVFDAVIDKIYPIMNERSRTFKIEAHFIKPPKKLYPNLTAEANIIIQIKKNAITIPKAYLIQGKYVLVNKDEKREVKTGLSDYQKVEILSGLTAVETIYKPQ; this comes from the coding sequence ATGAATATGAAATTACAAGTGCAATTTTTTTTGGTAATGCTGAGTCTGCTTTCTTGTTCCAAAAAGGAAACAGAAGAAATGAAACCAACTGTAGGAGAAGTTACTGAAACGGTGTATGCCTCAGGAGTTTTAAAAGCGGATGGGCAGTATACGGTATTTGCCACTGTAAATGGAACACTGCAAAAAGTAAATGTTATTGCCGGTCAATCCATTAGTAAAGGGCAGTCGCTATTTGAATTGGAAAGTGATAAAGCGGAATTAAATACTGAGAATGCTCGATTAGCGTATCAATTAAGTTTGGAAAGCAGTCGTTATATTCAGGATAAAATTGCCGAAATGGAAATGAAAGTCCAATCAAGCAGAGACAAATTTACCCTGGACGAATCCATTTATAACCGAAATAAAAACATCAGAAATCAAGGTGGAATTTCGGAAGTTGATTTTGAAAGAGTCGAATTAGCGTATAAAAGTTCCAAAATTAATTTCGAATCTGCTAAAAAGCAATTAGCACAACTCAAAGCCCAATTGCGTAATGATCAAAGCAGAAATTCTGTCAACTTAAAAATCAACCAGAAATCCCAGAGTGATTTTAGTGTTAAAAGTGCTTTCTCTGGAAAATTATTTGATGTCTTAGTAAAAGAAGGAACATTAGTTACGCCGCAAACTCCTTTAGCAATAATTGGTCAAGAATATTCATATTTATTAGAACTGGAAGTAGACGAAAATGATATGGTTCGCGTGAGAACGGGTCAAAAAGTATTGGTGACAATGGATAGTTATAAAAGGCAGGTTTTTGATGCTGTCATTGATAAAATTTATCCAATAATGAACGAACGTTCCCGTACTTTTAAAATTGAAGCACATTTTATAAAACCACCCAAAAAACTCTACCCAAATCTTACTGCCGAAGCTAATATTATCATTCAGATTAAGAAAAATGCCATTACGATTCCAAAAGCATATTTAATACAAGGCAAATATGTTTTAGTAAATAAAGATGAAAAACGCGAAGTAAAAACGGGTTTAAGTGATTATCAAAAAGTAGAAATACTATCCGGTTTAACCGCCGTAGAAACCATTTATAAACCTCAATAA
- a CDS encoding FtsX-like permease family protein — protein MNFKLILNVALHLLRARLKQTIVAAIGVTFSIAMFIALVSFMNGLNDLLDGLMLNRTPHVLLYNEIKPSENQPVFLSEDFKKNTNFVRSIKPKDRGKSIYNSKTILAVLKQDPRVIDVAPKVTSPVFFNSGTIEISGVINGIDVLSEDKLFKISDYIIEGKVADLLQNNSIIIGKGLSDKMLLTNGDIIKITTSKGNLASLKIVGISEIGISEIDNVMSYTSLTTAQKILGEPTNYITDIQLNLYDMSAAPAVAKEFQDTFNLDTIDYQTANSQFETGSSVRSIISYSVGVVLLIVAGFGIYNILNMMIYEKMDSIAILKATGFSGNDVKWIFVSLSIIIGLVGGLFGLLFGFVFSSIIDVIPFETASLPTVKTYPINYNPIYYGIGITFALFTTTIAGLFPALKASKVDPVEIIRGK, from the coding sequence ATGAACTTTAAACTCATTTTAAACGTTGCATTGCATTTGCTACGGGCTCGATTGAAACAAACGATTGTTGCAGCTATTGGAGTAACGTTCAGTATTGCGATGTTTATTGCTTTGGTTAGTTTTATGAATGGTTTGAATGATTTATTGGATGGATTAATGCTCAATAGAACTCCTCATGTACTGTTGTACAATGAAATAAAACCTTCAGAAAACCAACCTGTTTTCTTGTCCGAGGACTTTAAAAAAAACACCAATTTTGTTCGTTCTATTAAACCCAAAGACCGAGGAAAGTCCATTTACAACAGTAAAACCATTCTGGCTGTTTTAAAACAAGATCCGCGTGTTATTGACGTTGCACCAAAGGTGACTTCGCCGGTTTTTTTTAATTCAGGGACTATTGAAATATCAGGGGTAATTAATGGGATTGATGTTTTATCTGAAGATAAATTATTTAAAATCAGCGATTATATCATTGAAGGAAAAGTAGCTGACCTGCTTCAGAATAACAGCATTATTATAGGGAAAGGTTTGTCAGATAAAATGTTGCTTACCAATGGAGATATCATCAAGATTACGACTTCTAAAGGAAATTTAGCTTCGCTTAAAATTGTGGGTATTTCTGAAATTGGTATTTCTGAAATTGATAATGTGATGAGTTATACCTCTTTGACGACAGCTCAAAAAATACTGGGAGAACCTACAAATTACATCACGGACATTCAGCTAAATTTGTATGATATGAGTGCTGCACCTGCTGTTGCAAAAGAGTTTCAGGACACCTTTAATTTAGATACAATTGATTATCAAACCGCAAATTCTCAGTTTGAAACAGGAAGCTCAGTGCGAAGTATCATTTCCTATTCCGTTGGTGTGGTGTTGCTAATTGTTGCCGGTTTTGGGATTTATAATATTCTGAACATGATGATTTATGAAAAAATGGACAGTATTGCGATTTTGAAAGCGACAGGATTTTCTGGAAATGATGTGAAATGGATTTTTGTTTCACTATCTATTATTATTGGTTTGGTGGGAGGGTTGTTTGGTTTGCTGTTTGGATTTGTTTTTTCTTCTATCATAGATGTGATTCCGTTTGAAACGGCTTCTTTACCTACGGTGAAAACCTATCCTATTAATTACAATCCTATATATTATGGCATCGGGATTACTTTTGCATTGTTTACCACGACTATTGCCGGACTTTTTCCTGCCTTAAAAGCCAGTAAAGTAGATCCAGTAGAAATCATCAGAGGAAAATAA
- a CDS encoding ABC transporter ATP-binding protein, producing the protein MENNAVLETIGLSKYFYDPVKFQVLKEISMRVNHGEFVSIVGKSGCGKSTLLYLLSTMDTDYDGQIMIHNELVTGKTDKELALIRNEKIGFVFQFHYLLSEYNVLKNVMLPGMKLAKYSDKELEHRAMQHLKTLDMQDQALKMPNQLSGGQKQRVAIARALINDPLIIMGDEPTGNLDKKNSDMVFDIFNKLTQEKNQTLLVVTHDNDFAQKTNRIITMEDGKIIS; encoded by the coding sequence ATGGAAAATAATGCTGTTTTAGAGACCATTGGACTAAGTAAATATTTTTACGATCCTGTAAAATTTCAGGTATTGAAAGAAATAAGTATGCGTGTTAATCACGGAGAGTTTGTTTCGATAGTTGGGAAATCTGGCTGTGGCAAATCGACATTATTGTATTTACTTTCTACGATGGATACGGATTATGACGGTCAGATAATGATTCACAACGAACTTGTCACGGGAAAAACCGACAAAGAATTGGCATTAATCAGAAATGAAAAAATAGGTTTTGTATTTCAGTTTCATTACTTACTGTCAGAATATAATGTGCTAAAAAATGTAATGCTTCCGGGGATGAAGTTAGCTAAATACTCGGATAAAGAATTAGAGCATCGCGCCATGCAACATTTAAAAACGTTAGACATGCAGGATCAAGCGCTGAAAATGCCTAATCAATTGAGCGGTGGACAAAAACAGCGTGTGGCAATTGCACGTGCTTTGATCAACGATCCGTTGATTATAATGGGGGATGAGCCTACAGGGAATTTAGATAAGAAAAACAGTGACATGGTTTTTGATATTTTCAATAAATTAACTCAGGAGAAAAATCAAACTTTATTGGTGGTTACGCACGACAATGATTTTGCCCAAAAAACCAATAGAATTATTACCATGGAAGATGGGAAAATAATTTCTTAA
- a CDS encoding pentapeptide repeat-containing protein, with translation MASYTYDNQFTDILYSEHELNHQEFECCTFTNCNFSQCTFVAVTFIDCTFDDCIFSKAKINYVAFRTVTFNRCEIKDVNFAMCDKLIFEIAFKDCVLDFSKFYSLKIKGTSFTNCSIIAVDFMSTDLTEVVFENCDLYRSEFAKAIANKADFKTSYNYMIDPKTTKLKKAIFALEGLKGLLYKHEIIVK, from the coding sequence ATGGCTTCATACACCTATGACAATCAATTTACTGACATTCTTTATAGCGAACATGAATTGAATCATCAGGAGTTCGAATGTTGTACTTTTACCAATTGTAATTTTTCTCAATGTACTTTTGTAGCTGTTACTTTTATTGATTGCACCTTCGATGATTGTATATTTAGCAAGGCAAAAATTAATTATGTCGCCTTTAGAACTGTAACTTTCAATCGCTGTGAAATCAAAGACGTGAATTTTGCGATGTGCGATAAATTAATTTTCGAAATTGCTTTTAAGGATTGTGTTTTGGATTTCTCCAAATTTTATTCTTTAAAAATAAAAGGAACATCATTTACGAATTGCAGTATTATTGCGGTAGATTTTATGAGTACAGATTTGACCGAAGTCGTTTTTGAAAACTGTGATCTATACCGTTCTGAGTTTGCGAAAGCAATTGCTAACAAAGCTGATTTCAAAACCAGTTACAATTATATGATTGACCCCAAAACAACAAAATTAAAAAAAGCGATTTTTGCTTTAGAAGGTTTGAAAGGATTGCTCTACAAACACGAAATTATTGTTAAATAG
- a CDS encoding NAD(P)-dependent alcohol dehydrogenase has product MILTKGYAAQDAKSDLAPWNFERRALGPNDVQFDIQFCGVCHSDLHQIKNDWGGSIYPMVPGHEIVGKVVGVGEKVTRFKVGDLAGTGCLVDSCRTCENCKEGLEQFCINGRTDTYNALGQDGVTPTYGGYSNTIVVHEDFVLHISDKLDLAAVAPLLCAGITTYSPLKHWKVGKGHKLAVLGLGGLGHMTVKFGVAFGAEVTVLSTSPDKEQDAKKLGAHHFIVTKDEKQLAKAAGTFDFILDTVSAPHDLNLYLSLLRVNGVHICVGVPPTPYQVHAFSLIGGRRSLAGSLIGGLPETQEMLDYCASNGIVSDIELIDMKDIHEAYERMTKGDVRYRFVIDMATL; this is encoded by the coding sequence ATGATACTTACAAAAGGATATGCGGCACAAGATGCCAAATCAGATTTAGCTCCTTGGAATTTTGAACGAAGAGCTCTTGGACCAAATGATGTTCAGTTTGATATACAATTTTGTGGTGTTTGTCACAGTGACTTACATCAAATAAAAAATGATTGGGGAGGATCTATTTACCCAATGGTTCCTGGACATGAAATTGTTGGTAAAGTAGTTGGAGTAGGGGAAAAGGTAACACGCTTTAAAGTAGGTGATTTAGCGGGAACAGGTTGTCTTGTGGACTCTTGTAGAACTTGCGAAAATTGTAAAGAGGGATTAGAACAATTTTGTATCAACGGAAGAACAGATACGTATAATGCACTGGGTCAAGATGGCGTTACACCCACATACGGAGGGTATTCAAACACCATTGTAGTTCATGAGGATTTTGTATTGCATATTTCAGATAAATTAGATTTAGCGGCAGTAGCTCCGTTATTGTGTGCAGGAATAACAACCTATTCTCCATTAAAACATTGGAAAGTAGGAAAAGGACATAAGCTGGCTGTACTAGGTCTTGGAGGACTTGGGCATATGACCGTTAAGTTTGGTGTTGCTTTTGGTGCTGAAGTTACTGTTTTGAGTACTTCACCAGATAAAGAACAAGATGCAAAAAAACTAGGGGCACATCATTTTATTGTGACCAAAGATGAAAAACAATTAGCAAAAGCAGCAGGAACATTTGATTTTATTTTAGATACTGTTTCAGCGCCACATGATCTAAATTTGTATTTGTCCTTGTTACGCGTAAACGGAGTTCATATTTGTGTTGGAGTGCCACCTACGCCTTATCAAGTTCATGCTTTTAGTTTAATTGGTGGTCGACGTAGTTTAGCTGGATCGTTAATTGGAGGATTACCAGAAACACAAGAAATGTTAGATTACTGTGCTTCTAATGGTATTGTATCAGATATTGAATTAATCGATATGAAAGATATTCATGAAGCGTATGAACGTATGACAAAAGGAGATGTGCGCTACCGTTTTGTAATTGATATGGCTACATTGTAA
- a CDS encoding S9 family peptidase: MKKFLTLLLFIPIHFASAQNGSDLIELTDLLKIKNVNSITSSPDGKKAAFTVTYIESDENSSLDYTYRTQIYSWNKENSNTVKQVTSDKNGASRPAWSPDGKKLAFTRFVKDKTQIFVLDMEGGEATQLTNFKYGANNPKWSPDGKKILFSASISLQELLKDSILNPKKEVPNWNTEKPGFTSNDYLANTKIKANPNGSLAEVRAYLNQNATDKKAIVLNKLNFQSESNLSSELNFNHFFETVAEQNSIPKAITSGFYSFSSAEYFANGTQILLSGDVDNLENPDRSQESELFTVAPDGSNFKMILGENGKRYSNASVSSSGKWIAFLSGATSFVSIPTLSIMSLNGEPESIQTIPFDRNISNLKWSKDDKFLYFTSQMNGGNVLHRIALSSKKIEALSAADQGISSFDLVADGFLYSKTQVSNPSELYTADSNFKKENKVSTFNNWVLAKKLSYPEKKSFVNELGLTVEYWVMKPTQTTSGEKAPLLLEIHGGPSAMWGPGEESMWHEYQYFCSKGYGVVYSNPRGSGGYGLDFLRANVNDWGKGPASDVLTALDKTVAEGWADQSNLFITGGSYAGYLTAWIISHDNRFKAACAQRGVYDLNTFFGEGNAWRLVPNYFGGYPWEPKVKEILTRESPINYVQNITTPFIIFHGANDRRTGFVQAEMMFRSLKVLDRPVEFVVHPGATHEITRNGDNRQRLDQMLRTYEFFQRFLTK; this comes from the coding sequence ATGAAAAAATTTCTAACCCTTTTATTATTTATTCCCATTCATTTTGCAAGTGCACAAAATGGCAGTGATCTAATTGAACTAACCGATCTGCTAAAAATAAAAAACGTAAATAGTATTACTAGTTCTCCAGATGGAAAAAAAGCTGCTTTCACTGTTACCTACATTGAGAGCGACGAAAACAGTTCATTAGATTACACCTATCGCACCCAGATTTACTCTTGGAATAAAGAAAATTCAAATACTGTAAAGCAAGTAACATCTGATAAAAATGGCGCATCAAGACCAGCATGGAGTCCTGATGGAAAAAAACTAGCTTTTACAAGGTTTGTAAAAGACAAAACTCAAATTTTTGTCCTTGATATGGAAGGCGGAGAAGCCACGCAACTTACCAATTTTAAATATGGTGCCAATAATCCAAAATGGTCGCCTGATGGAAAAAAAATACTTTTTTCAGCTAGTATTTCACTACAAGAACTTTTGAAAGACTCTATTTTAAATCCTAAAAAAGAAGTTCCAAACTGGAATACTGAAAAACCTGGTTTTACATCAAATGATTATTTGGCCAATACTAAAATCAAAGCCAATCCGAACGGATCATTGGCTGAAGTAAGAGCGTATTTAAACCAAAACGCTACCGATAAAAAAGCTATTGTCTTAAACAAGTTAAACTTTCAAAGCGAAAGTAATTTATCATCTGAACTAAATTTTAACCATTTTTTTGAAACAGTAGCAGAGCAAAACAGCATCCCAAAAGCCATTACCAGTGGATTTTATAGCTTTTCATCGGCAGAATATTTTGCAAATGGAACTCAAATATTATTATCTGGTGACGTAGACAATCTCGAAAATCCAGACCGTTCCCAAGAAAGTGAATTATTTACGGTAGCCCCTGACGGTAGCAATTTTAAAATGATTTTAGGCGAGAACGGGAAACGCTACAGCAATGCATCTGTTAGTTCTTCTGGAAAATGGATTGCATTTTTATCAGGAGCCACTTCATTCGTGAGCATTCCAACTTTATCAATTATGTCCCTAAACGGGGAGCCTGAATCAATTCAAACGATTCCGTTTGACCGCAACATCTCTAATCTAAAATGGAGCAAAGACGACAAATTCCTTTATTTTACATCGCAAATGAACGGTGGGAATGTTTTACACCGAATTGCGCTATCATCTAAAAAAATTGAGGCTTTATCAGCAGCAGATCAAGGAATCTCTAGTTTTGATTTAGTTGCAGATGGTTTTCTTTACAGCAAGACTCAAGTAAGCAATCCATCAGAGTTGTATACAGCTGACTCCAATTTCAAGAAAGAAAACAAAGTAAGCACCTTCAACAATTGGGTTTTAGCCAAAAAACTATCTTATCCGGAAAAGAAAAGTTTTGTAAACGAGTTAGGACTAACCGTTGAATATTGGGTAATGAAACCAACTCAAACCACAAGTGGTGAAAAAGCGCCTTTGTTACTAGAAATTCATGGCGGACCATCTGCTATGTGGGGACCGGGTGAGGAAAGTATGTGGCATGAATACCAATATTTTTGTAGTAAAGGATATGGCGTAGTATACAGCAATCCGCGTGGATCTGGCGGTTACGGTCTTGACTTTTTGAGAGCCAATGTTAATGATTGGGGCAAAGGACCAGCAAGCGATGTTTTAACCGCTCTCGACAAAACCGTTGCCGAAGGTTGGGCAGATCAATCTAATTTATTCATCACCGGTGGTTCTTACGCAGGATATTTAACAGCTTGGATCATCAGTCATGACAATCGCTTTAAAGCGGCTTGCGCTCAAAGAGGTGTTTACGATTTGAATACATTTTTTGGAGAAGGAAATGCATGGCGATTGGTACCAAATTATTTTGGAGGTTATCCTTGGGAACCAAAAGTTAAAGAAATACTAACTCGTGAATCACCAATTAATTACGTTCAAAACATTACAACACCTTTTATCATTTTTCACGGAGCTAACGATCGTAGAACAGGATTTGTGCAAGCCGAAATGATGTTTAGAAGTTTAAAAGTTTTAGACCGCCCGGTAGAATTCGTTGTTCATCCGGGAGCTACACACGAAATTACTCGTAATGGCGACAACAGGCAACGTTTGGATCAAATGTTAAGAACTTACGAATTTTTTCAACGTTTTTTGACTAAATAA
- a CDS encoding adenine phosphoribosyltransferase, which yields MNLKNYIRDIQGFPKKEIVFKDITPLLLDPQATQKCLEELVNAVKDLQISTVIGVESRGFFFGTLLAQQLNVGFVPVRKPKKLPYETISATYALEYGTDSLEIHIDAIKKGDRVLIHDDVLATGGTAAAVCELVERLGGVVVQCNFLMELSFLNGRDKIKNYDTFAVLTY from the coding sequence ATGAACTTAAAAAATTACATCCGTGATATTCAGGGTTTTCCTAAAAAAGAAATTGTGTTTAAAGATATCACTCCGCTACTTTTAGATCCTCAGGCAACTCAAAAATGCCTTGAAGAACTAGTCAATGCTGTGAAAGATTTGCAAATATCAACCGTAATTGGTGTTGAAAGTAGGGGTTTCTTTTTCGGAACATTGCTGGCGCAACAATTAAATGTGGGTTTTGTTCCAGTTCGAAAGCCTAAAAAGTTGCCTTATGAAACAATTTCGGCTACGTACGCACTTGAATATGGCACCGATTCGTTAGAAATTCACATTGATGCTATCAAAAAAGGCGACCGCGTACTTATTCATGATGATGTTTTGGCTACTGGTGGGACTGCAGCAGCCGTATGTGAATTAGTAGAACGTTTAGGTGGAGTGGTGGTGCAGTGCAATTTTTTAATGGAGTTGTCCTTTTTAAATGGTCGCGATAAAATTAAAAACTACGACACTTTTGCGGTGCTAACGTATTAG
- a CDS encoding SsrA-binding protein, with amino-acid sequence MYKVLAQINKIVLPSFTKRGTDISKAKKWQLALLAYRYYVTSRALS; translated from the coding sequence ATGTACAAAGTTTTAGCTCAAATCAATAAAATAGTGTTACCCAGTTTCACCAAACGCGGAACAGACATCTCTAAAGCCAAAAAATGGCAACTTGCTTTATTAGCCTACCGCTATTATGTAACTTCGCGTGCGCTGAGCTAA